A window of Ranitomeya variabilis isolate aRanVar5 chromosome 2, aRanVar5.hap1, whole genome shotgun sequence contains these coding sequences:
- the LOC143808540 gene encoding uncharacterized protein LOC143808540 — protein MGQQPKESHQSYLPQIQSSRHTEISRETRWQQSWSQMKPRDYGAEHHTGSSIMYGEGEAGQGGGHSGPESAFMKCKRLKRSWSAGFLEKWHFTGGLRAPLKGQLHYKALVFLHIQL, from the exons ATGGGGCAGCAGCCTAAAGAGAGTCACCAGAGCTATTTGCCCCAGATACAGAGCAGCCGACACACAGAAATAAGCAGAGAAACAAGGTGGCAGCAGAGCTGGTCACAGATGAAGCCTCGGGACTACGGAGCAGAGCACCACACTGGAAGCAGCATTATGTATGGAGAAGGAGAAGCTGGCCAGGGAGGAGGACACAGCGGGCCAGAGTCAGCTTTCATG AAGTGTAAGAGGTTGAAGAGGAGTTGGTCAGCTGGCTTCCTGGAGAAGTGGCATTTTACAGGGGGCCTGCGAGCCCCCCTGAAGGGGCAGCTACACTACAAG